In Streptomyces capitiformicae, one genomic interval encodes:
- a CDS encoding heavy-metal-associated domain-containing protein: protein MAEKFFTVSGMTCGHCAASVTEEVVAVTGVTEVDVDVRSGLVTVRGDSVDDIVVRAAITDAGYEVAEIVRLAAA, encoded by the coding sequence ATGGCCGAGAAGTTCTTCACCGTGTCCGGCATGACCTGCGGCCACTGCGCCGCGAGCGTCACTGAGGAGGTAGTGGCCGTAACGGGCGTCACCGAGGTCGACGTCGACGTCCGCTCGGGCCTGGTGACCGTACGCGGGGACTCGGTCGACGACATCGTCGTACGAGCGGCGATCACCGACGCCGGCTACGAGGTCGCGGAAATCGTGCGCCTGGCAGCGGCCTGA
- a CDS encoding class I SAM-dependent methyltransferase: MTAIATPQRRQRGNSMLKTKIADPSRPGSLAHSARAKRWQELLRCFPDLAEMRVLDLGGTPASWRSAPVRPAHVVTVNLDPRAARQSEQGITPVVADACTLSLPGNLSAERFDLVYSNSVLEHVGGHHRRQQFADTVHAHGTHHWVQTPYRYFPVEPHWLFPGLQLLPFRVRVAVSQHWPHGHIPRSGRAQATRHVQEVELLSLTEMRSYFSDSHIWIERLAGLPKSLVARK; this comes from the coding sequence GTGACCGCCATCGCCACACCGCAACGCAGGCAGCGGGGAAACAGCATGCTCAAGACGAAGATCGCCGACCCCTCAAGACCCGGATCCCTCGCCCACTCGGCTCGCGCCAAACGCTGGCAGGAACTGCTGCGTTGCTTTCCCGACCTAGCCGAGATGCGCGTTCTGGATCTCGGCGGGACCCCGGCTTCATGGCGCAGCGCACCTGTCCGGCCCGCGCACGTCGTGACCGTGAACCTCGATCCGCGCGCAGCCCGCCAGTCGGAACAGGGAATCACCCCGGTCGTGGCCGACGCGTGCACTCTCTCCCTGCCGGGAAATCTGTCGGCCGAACGGTTCGACCTCGTCTACTCGAATTCCGTCCTCGAACACGTGGGCGGCCACCACCGGCGGCAGCAGTTCGCCGACACCGTGCACGCCCACGGAACCCACCACTGGGTACAGACGCCCTACCGGTACTTCCCGGTGGAACCCCACTGGCTGTTCCCAGGGCTCCAGTTGCTCCCGTTCCGGGTTCGCGTCGCCGTCTCCCAGCACTGGCCGCACGGGCACATCCCCCGCTCCGGGCGCGCCCAGGCCACCCGCCATGTTCAGGAAGTCGAGCTCCTGTCGCTGACCGAAATGCGGTCCTACTTCTCCGACTCCCACATCTGGATCGAACGTCTGGCCGGACTTCCCAAATCGCTGGTCGCGAGGAAGTGA
- the polX gene encoding DNA polymerase/3'-5' exonuclease PolX, translated as MARPNDEVAALFQEYADLISITGGDAYKARVYEKAARSISGYHADVSALDVKGLQEIPNVGKSIAEKVAEYFRTGSVSAVDELRAKIPAGVRRLTAIPTLGPKKACVVYEELGISSVEELTDAIHAERLRDLKGFGPKTEENILHGIELLQSSGNRVLLDAAMDLAEDIVAELSRVTGCRRCTYAGSLRRLRETVGDIDVLAAAGSSSALMQAFTELPYVSEVVAHGEKKTSIRTTKGLAVDLRVVPQASWGAALQYFTGSKAHNIRTRELAVHQKLKLSEYGLFDAETGKKIVSRTEQDVYARLGLPWIPPMLREDRGEIEAGLHGELPDLVEETDLKGDLHTHTDLTDGLAPLEEMAEAAAERGYAYYAITDHGPNLYMQQMTKERILAQRERVRELDGTYGKRGKRRGMRLLHGVELNIDPDGDVDWPEEFLDGFDLCVASVHSHFNQTRGALTRRIVRACENPYVNIIGHPTTRIIGKRPPIDADLDEIFAACARTGTALEVNAHPDRLDLRDEDILRARRHGVKFAVDSDAHSTLHLADMRYGVGTAQRGWLTKDDVINTWPETRLRRFLRKGRGR; from the coding sequence ATGGCTCGGCCCAATGACGAGGTCGCGGCGCTGTTCCAGGAGTACGCGGACCTGATCTCGATCACTGGTGGAGACGCGTACAAGGCGCGTGTCTACGAGAAGGCCGCCCGCTCGATCAGCGGCTACCACGCCGACGTGTCCGCCCTCGACGTCAAGGGTCTGCAGGAGATCCCCAACGTCGGCAAGTCGATCGCGGAGAAGGTCGCCGAGTACTTCCGCACCGGCAGTGTGTCCGCTGTCGACGAGCTGCGCGCGAAGATCCCGGCCGGCGTCCGGCGGCTGACGGCCATCCCCACGCTCGGTCCGAAGAAGGCCTGCGTCGTGTACGAGGAGCTGGGCATCTCCTCGGTCGAGGAGCTCACCGACGCCATCCACGCGGAGCGGCTGCGCGACCTGAAGGGCTTCGGCCCCAAGACGGAGGAGAACATCCTCCACGGCATCGAACTGCTGCAGTCCTCCGGGAACCGCGTCCTGCTCGATGCCGCCATGGACCTCGCCGAGGACATCGTCGCCGAGCTGTCCCGGGTGACCGGCTGCCGCCGGTGCACATACGCCGGGTCGCTGCGCCGCCTCCGCGAGACGGTCGGCGACATCGACGTGCTCGCCGCTGCCGGGAGTTCGTCCGCGCTGATGCAGGCGTTCACCGAGCTGCCGTACGTCTCGGAGGTCGTCGCGCACGGCGAGAAGAAGACGTCGATCCGCACGACCAAGGGCCTCGCGGTCGACCTGCGTGTCGTACCGCAGGCCTCGTGGGGAGCGGCGCTGCAGTACTTCACCGGATCCAAGGCCCACAACATCCGCACCCGCGAGCTCGCCGTGCACCAGAAGCTCAAGCTCTCCGAGTACGGGCTGTTCGACGCCGAGACCGGGAAGAAGATCGTCTCCAGGACGGAGCAGGACGTGTACGCCCGGCTCGGCCTGCCGTGGATCCCGCCGATGCTGCGCGAGGACCGCGGGGAGATCGAGGCCGGGCTGCACGGCGAGCTGCCCGATCTGGTCGAGGAGACGGACCTCAAGGGCGATCTGCACACGCACACCGATCTGACCGACGGGCTCGCGCCGCTGGAGGAGATGGCGGAGGCGGCAGCCGAGCGCGGCTACGCCTACTACGCGATCACCGACCACGGGCCCAACCTGTACATGCAGCAGATGACCAAGGAACGGATACTGGCCCAGCGCGAGCGGGTACGGGAACTCGACGGCACGTACGGCAAACGGGGCAAGCGGCGCGGCATGCGGTTGCTGCACGGTGTGGAGCTGAACATCGACCCGGACGGCGACGTCGACTGGCCCGAGGAGTTCCTGGACGGCTTCGACCTGTGCGTGGCCTCGGTGCACTCGCACTTCAACCAGACCCGTGGGGCGCTGACCCGGCGGATCGTGCGGGCCTGCGAGAACCCGTACGTCAACATCATCGGCCATCCCACCACCCGCATCATCGGCAAGCGGCCGCCCATCGACGCCGACCTCGACGAGATCTTCGCCGCGTGCGCCCGCACCGGCACCGCGCTGGAGGTCAACGCCCACCCCGACCGGCTGGACCTGCGCGACGAGGACATCCTGCGGGCCCGGCGGCACGGGGTGAAGTTCGCCGTCGACAGCGACGCACACTCCACCCTCCACCTGGCCGACATGCGCTACGGCGTGGGCACGGCGCAGCGCGGCTGGCTCACCAAGGACGACGTGATCAACACCTGGCCGGAGACCCGCCTACGGCGCTTCCTGCGCAAGGGGCGGGGTCGCTGA
- a CDS encoding GDP-L-fucose synthase family protein, which translates to MSSPASARYGDVHRPLDRSARVFVAGSRGLVGSAMCRHLEREGFTDVVGPGSAQLDLRERRAVLAWFAATRPDVVVLAAARVGGIRANATRPAEFLSDNLRIQVNVLDAALEHGVERLLFLGSSCIYPKFAEQPIREEALLTGALEPTNDAYAIAKIAGLLQVQAVRRQHGLPWISAMPTNLYGPGDNFHPEHSHVLPSLIRRFHEARTSGARRVVNWGTGTPRREFLHVDDLARACLHLLEHYDADGPVNVGTGTDMTIREAAELVAEVVGYQGTIEWDADQPDGTPRKLLDVSRITALGWSPRIALREGIAEAHAWYVEHQASGAREGTSSP; encoded by the coding sequence GTGAGCTCCCCTGCCTCAGCACGGTACGGGGACGTTCACCGCCCCCTCGACCGCTCCGCGCGCGTGTTCGTGGCCGGAAGCCGTGGACTCGTCGGCTCCGCGATGTGCCGGCATCTGGAGCGGGAGGGGTTCACCGACGTGGTCGGGCCCGGCTCCGCTCAACTGGACCTGCGTGAGCGCCGTGCCGTCCTCGCCTGGTTCGCGGCCACCCGGCCGGATGTGGTGGTGCTGGCCGCCGCACGCGTGGGCGGGATCAGGGCGAATGCCACCCGTCCCGCGGAGTTCCTGTCCGACAACCTGCGTATCCAGGTCAACGTGCTGGACGCGGCCCTGGAACACGGTGTGGAGCGGCTGCTGTTCCTGGGCTCCAGCTGCATCTATCCGAAGTTCGCCGAGCAACCCATCCGGGAGGAGGCGCTGCTGACGGGTGCGCTGGAACCGACCAACGACGCCTACGCCATCGCCAAGATCGCCGGACTGCTGCAGGTGCAGGCGGTACGGCGGCAGCACGGCCTCCCCTGGATCTCCGCCATGCCGACCAACCTGTACGGTCCCGGCGACAACTTCCACCCCGAGCACTCCCATGTCCTGCCGTCGCTGATCCGGCGCTTCCACGAGGCCCGAACCTCAGGGGCACGGCGAGTGGTGAACTGGGGTACCGGGACGCCTCGCCGGGAGTTCCTGCACGTGGACGATCTGGCTCGGGCATGCCTGCACCTGCTGGAGCACTACGACGCGGACGGGCCGGTGAATGTCGGTACCGGCACGGACATGACGATCCGGGAGGCCGCTGAGCTGGTGGCAGAGGTCGTCGGCTACCAGGGGACCATCGAATGGGACGCGGACCAGCCGGACGGCACCCCCCGCAAGCTTCTCGACGTCTCCAGGATCACCGCCCTGGGTTGGAGCCCACGGATCGCTCTGCGCGAGGGAATCGCTGAAGCACACGCCTGGTACGTGGAACACCAAGCTTCCGGCGCCCGGGAAGGAACAAGCTCACCGTAG
- a CDS encoding polysaccharide biosynthesis tyrosine autokinase — protein MIRSGTDTLDLRDYLRVLSRRWRAITVLALLGTAVGVLITYTATPEYRASAKLFVSVREGSDTLQLAQGNVFTQARVRSYAEVAASPMVTRHVVRTLRLDMTPSQLSRRISASTQPDTVLIRLTVTDTWPERAARISNAVAERFTEVVRDLERPAGAETSPVRLSVTQPASVPSVPFSPRPAVNVALGLLAGLVLGAGLAVARESMDRSVRTLQALTEFLAGFGGPPVLGSVTHDPRATRHPVALLDDMHGPRAEGFRRLRTSLRFVDVDQPPRVIAVTSPLPREGKTSVAINLAATLAETGASVCLVDTDLRRPSTAHVMGLVRDAGLTTVLIGQAEVHQVLQSVGSFSVLTSGSVPPNPAELLGSSQLRAVLRSLAEKFDHVVVDTAPVLPVADASVIASVVDGYLLVVRASHTSREQVGAALRTLQHVGASVLGTVLNMTSSKEEGNTYGYAYEYRPQRRKGGRFSKRRRSLYVPPAGRAPVLPTPGGEPGAQVTAAAPAAAVDGETRSMTADGSAQR, from the coding sequence TTGATCCGATCAGGGACGGACACCTTGGACCTGCGCGACTACCTACGAGTCCTCTCTCGCCGTTGGCGTGCCATCACCGTGCTGGCCCTGCTCGGAACGGCGGTCGGTGTGCTCATCACCTACACGGCGACCCCGGAGTACCGGGCCAGTGCGAAGCTCTTCGTGTCCGTGCGGGAGGGGTCCGACACCCTCCAGCTCGCTCAGGGAAATGTCTTCACCCAGGCTCGAGTTCGGTCGTACGCGGAGGTGGCGGCGAGCCCTATGGTGACCCGGCACGTCGTGAGGACGCTGCGGCTCGATATGACGCCGAGTCAACTGAGCCGGCGCATCAGCGCGAGCACGCAGCCCGACACGGTGCTGATCCGGCTCACCGTCACGGACACCTGGCCGGAGCGGGCCGCCCGGATCAGCAACGCCGTGGCCGAGCGCTTCACCGAGGTGGTCCGCGACCTCGAGCGCCCTGCCGGCGCCGAGACGTCTCCCGTGCGACTGAGCGTCACCCAGCCGGCATCTGTGCCGTCCGTGCCCTTTTCCCCGCGCCCCGCCGTGAACGTCGCGCTCGGTCTGTTGGCCGGGCTGGTCCTCGGAGCGGGTCTCGCCGTGGCCAGGGAGTCGATGGATCGCTCGGTACGCACCCTTCAGGCTCTGACCGAGTTCCTGGCCGGGTTCGGCGGGCCTCCGGTGCTCGGCAGCGTCACGCACGACCCGCGGGCCACCCGCCATCCTGTGGCGTTGCTCGACGACATGCACGGACCGCGCGCCGAAGGCTTCCGGCGGCTGCGCACCAGCCTGCGGTTCGTGGACGTGGATCAGCCGCCGAGAGTGATCGCGGTGACCAGCCCGCTGCCTCGTGAGGGCAAGACCAGTGTCGCGATCAACCTGGCCGCGACACTGGCCGAGACCGGTGCCTCGGTGTGCCTGGTCGACACCGACCTGCGCCGTCCTTCTACTGCCCACGTCATGGGGCTGGTGCGGGACGCCGGGCTGACGACCGTGTTGATCGGCCAAGCCGAGGTGCACCAAGTGCTGCAGTCCGTGGGCTCCTTCTCGGTGCTGACCAGTGGCTCGGTGCCTCCCAACCCCGCCGAGTTGTTGGGCAGCTCCCAGTTGAGGGCCGTTCTGCGCAGCCTCGCCGAGAAGTTCGACCATGTCGTGGTGGACACCGCGCCGGTGCTGCCGGTGGCGGACGCGTCCGTGATCGCCTCCGTCGTGGACGGCTATCTGCTGGTGGTGCGGGCTTCACACACCAGCCGCGAACAGGTCGGCGCAGCCCTCCGCACGCTGCAGCACGTCGGTGCTTCCGTGCTCGGTACGGTCCTGAACATGACGTCGTCGAAGGAGGAGGGCAACACGTATGGCTATGCGTACGAATACCGGCCGCAGCGCCGGAAGGGCGGCCGTTTCTCCAAGCGACGCCGCAGCCTGTACGTGCCGCCCGCCGGTAGGGCCCCGGTCCTGCCGACTCCTGGCGGAGAACCAGGTGCCCAGGTCACGGCCGCGGCCCCGGCGGCGGCAGTCGACGGCGAGACCCGCTCCATGACCGCCGACGGCAGCGCTCAGCGGTGA
- the gmd gene encoding GDP-mannose 4,6-dehydratase, translating to MTVKKALITGITGQDGSYLTELLLRKGYVVHGIVRRASTFNTQRIDHLYRDPHDPEARLFLHYGDLTDGTRIAGLLERLQPDEVYHLAAQSHVRVSFDEPEFTGDCTALGTTRLLEAIRTTGLPCRFYQASSSEMFGASPPPQHEGTPFHPRSPYGVAKVYAYWATRNYREAYGMYAVNGILFNHESPRRGPTFVTRKVAMAAARIKAGLQDVVYLGNLDARRDWGYAAEYVEAMWLMLQQEEPDDYVVATGASHSVRDFVEHCFAHVGLDWQDHVRFDERYLRPTEVDDLIGDATKAERVLGWRPTVRAPELARLMVDAEIAAHAPALAVPDSPPAPASMPQMARPLHDVPAPGTAGERNLV from the coding sequence GTGACTGTCAAGAAGGCGCTCATCACCGGCATCACCGGCCAGGACGGCTCTTACCTCACGGAGCTGCTGCTGCGGAAGGGCTATGTGGTGCACGGAATCGTCCGTCGCGCCTCGACCTTCAACACGCAACGCATCGACCATCTCTACCGGGACCCGCACGATCCCGAGGCGCGCCTCTTCCTCCACTACGGCGATCTGACGGACGGAACCAGGATCGCGGGTCTGCTGGAACGGCTGCAGCCGGACGAGGTCTACCACCTGGCCGCCCAGTCGCACGTACGGGTGTCCTTCGACGAACCGGAATTCACGGGTGACTGCACTGCGCTCGGAACGACGCGGCTGCTGGAGGCCATCAGGACGACGGGCCTTCCCTGCCGCTTCTACCAGGCCTCCAGCTCGGAGATGTTCGGCGCCTCCCCGCCGCCTCAGCACGAGGGCACACCCTTCCACCCCCGCTCTCCCTACGGTGTCGCCAAGGTCTACGCCTACTGGGCGACCCGCAACTACCGTGAGGCGTACGGGATGTACGCGGTCAACGGCATTCTCTTCAACCACGAGTCCCCTCGCCGTGGCCCCACCTTCGTCACACGCAAGGTGGCCATGGCCGCCGCACGTATCAAGGCGGGCCTGCAGGACGTCGTCTACCTCGGCAATCTCGACGCCCGACGGGACTGGGGGTATGCGGCCGAGTACGTCGAGGCGATGTGGCTGATGCTGCAACAGGAGGAACCGGACGACTATGTGGTCGCCACCGGCGCCAGCCACAGCGTGCGCGACTTCGTTGAGCACTGCTTCGCCCATGTCGGTCTCGACTGGCAGGACCATGTGCGGTTCGACGAGCGCTATCTGAGGCCCACCGAGGTCGACGACCTGATCGGTGATGCCACGAAAGCCGAGCGGGTTCTCGGATGGCGTCCGACAGTCCGCGCCCCTGAGCTGGCCCGTCTCATGGTCGATGCCGAAATCGCGGCGCACGCACCCGCGCTTGCCGTTCCGGACAGCCCGCCCGCGCCCGCCTCAATGCCGCAGATGGCAAGGCCCCTCCACGATGTACCTGCCCCCGGCACTGCCGGAGAGAGGAACCTCGTGTGA